TCTTCATAACTAGAGTGAACCCTACGTCAGGTCAAatccaaacataaatataatctttgaaaaatatatattaacatacttacctatatgCGTCGCGACATCATGAGCACTATACCCCTTGTTATTCTTCTCAACTTTAAAAGTCACCTCGCCTGGATCGACGCTGAAATAATCAAACTCATTTTAAGCACTAGCTTGCTGTACTAACTTAAGTTAAACTAAATAGCCTCGCATTTTTGCTTTACATCAACCccaaattatttttctattttactgaTTTTGACGCTAATAGAAATCAACTGACTACGCACCCAGGAGTGAATGCGGGTTATCTTATTGATAACTTATTGCGCTACACATCCCAATAGATACGGGAGTAGTTTTACGTAagtaatataaactaaaaaaaaacagaaatgaaTACCGAGGATTGGTGAAAGTATTTTTCTCTAGGCCGAGCATTTCTTCTAGTCTTGCTATGAAGGAGATGCCTTTCTCCCAATCGGTACCAAATCTAGGAaccaaaaaataacaattatagcTAAACAGCTAGATAGTTTATTAAATCGTGTGTGTCGGTggcgctttttttttaatatatttctaaAGTGTTGACTACAAATAAGACTATTCAACTCGATTACTAAATCGTACTgcagaatagggtagtttccaactagtcaaatcagttacttttgactaaacatcaaaacacgaaattactatggaatttgtttgaaaaagcaacttgtgacatcatagaaaaacgtggcaaACTGtgacacttattattacatttttctttattaaaattcataaataagttaaatataaaacagaaaatatttttcgacagtttacaatctgtttttatttaataatcagatttaaataatttatctttcatatAGGAAACTACCTAGTTAGGTACTATCAATATATCTTTACCGCTCAAATGACATTATAAATAGCATATTCAAAAATGCACCTTTatggatattttttatttacgtaaGTAATGATAACTTCTTCTTACCTGTTCTTGAAAGTAACATAAGCGTATGAAGGATCATAGTCATATTGGTTGTGATCATGGTCTACACCACTCATCAATTTCTGTGTTTTAGCCGCGACGTGTgctgaaatataaaattacatacaaCTTCATTCACACGTCTAAGTAAAGTTTCGAAAcaccaaaaatgtattaaaaacgtACATGCTTCTTTAGGGCGTTTACGATGTATTTGTAAAACTATCTAAACCATACTTTCACTTTATTAATGCAgcgaattattttaaaacagatCAAAAATGATATCtaacatcaataaataaataagggatTTTACAATATCGATAATGTTTGCAAAATGACAGAAGGATTTACATAATGTATATAGGTCAACATAAAGATAATAAGATAAAAAGGTAACATAAATGACCAAACACAACACTTAGGCAGAAATCACACAAATACTGTTAAAAGAGGACCACAGACCCTCATGCTTGTGATAGAGAAAATTGTGCTGAACCAGGGAGACACTTAGTGCGGTGTTCTAGACAAGACGAGGAAGTGCAGTaaaaattttaagaaaaaagtaCACTTGTTGAATCAGCAGCATCTTAAATTTGAGGGAACATCGATAATCTAAACACAGCTATCGCAGGCCGCTGTGACACTAACCTGTCACTGATTTATTGTACAAAATCTTTAACATTTTTGCGTCGACGCGCGGCCCAGGCTTTTTAACATCGTCTCTTTCCCTACGCTTAAAGCCCCACTCACTATTTAACAAATCCCGGAAGTCCTCAGGATAAAATTTGGAATTTTCACCTGAAACATCGTCGGTATTTGTATCACCGTTAGTCCGGTGGGAAACTCGTTTCCAGGTTGAGCTTCTCGGATTTAAAGGGCCTAGGTGAAACAAAACAGCCAAGAAATAAAACAGATTCTGAAAAACTGATAGAACTCAATATAAATAGATACATTAAAGTAAACTTTCATCGGTTGGGACTTACGATGAATGAGTGATTGCTAGCCTACAATGCAAACAAAGCAATAAAGCAACAGAAATTCTTATTATACATAGTATTCAGGAGCAGGATGCTTATTACCCGACTTACCTTGAAGATCATTAGAGTCAAGAGGACCACCTTCAGAATAAAGTGCTCCTTTAGGCTTTAATTTTGATTCAATAATCTCACGCCAATAGTTCTTCAAATATTCCATGTTCTTGGAATGTTTGGGATCAACTTTGTCTTTATCTGTAAAATTAAATAGTCAATGTAAATGAGCGTTTTCCGCCAAGCATCTAGTTTATGAACTTCTGCTTTCAACTTACCTTTCAGGTGGTAGGGATCTCGTTCACCACTGCCGGTGTCCACTGCAAACTCGTCTACACCGTCCTCGTCAATATATATCCTGGGTTCTGGGATCTCACCAGGGTTCTCATATTCGAACGGGAAGTTTTTCTCAGCAAAACTTTGCTTGTATTTTTCCAAAGCGTTTGACCGCACTTCTGCGTCCAGATTCGAGAATCTGTTCGTAGTGATATATTCGGCCGTGTAAGGAGGAGCCTTAGCTTTGTACTTACGAAGATGGGCTGCAAGTCGCTCTTCATCTAAGAGGTCATTAGGTTCTCCTTGTTGGAGAATGTCGGCTTCAGGTAGAGATTTCTTCTCGGCACTGGGAACGTTGTAGAATTCCCTGTCCTTCGCCTTTTCTGCTTGGATCCTCTCTCGGAATCCTTCAAAGGGTACGATGACGGGTGTGTTGCCATCTTCATTCATAATCAGGTCTCGTATTTTATCGCTTGGGGTTTCTTCGTTAGGAGTCATGTCTTCCTCATCAGTTATTGGAACTGGTAATTAATTGGAATAATTgataacaattttaattttaaaaaatacactctATTCACCAATATAGGAAACGTAACCACAATGTGGCTTGACATGGATGTGGGTAATAAAGTACAAAACGAAGGAGAGACTAATAATAGGTAGGAACCaactattattttctattattgagAAGAGCTTTAATGTCTAATCCCTTCAAAAGTGTCTGAGAAATCACTAGATCTTTATGACGTAGAACAGTCTGAGATACTTGTATTAATTTTGCTTGTACTTACTGTCGGCTGGCACGAAGATTTCAGGAATGTCATCTGGTGGGCTGTAGACTTCATCAGCGAAGTCTGAGTCGGAGTTGGGAGTGAAACGGACGTAGGCGGTCTCGTCGGGGTCACCCTAAAGAACATACTCATTTTTAGAATAATGACAATCATAAGAAATCCGCGCGCTGCGTAGTATGACGAAACTTGATGAATCTTTTACGAGATTATAAGAAACTAAAATTAGTACTAtcaacaatttatttaatatacttaggtaGATTGATAAGTTTATTAGCAAGAGGTGAAACAGGTCCTACCTATttcagattaaaaaaatatgcttaTTGAATCATGGTTCATGAAGTTAGCACAGAAAATAACTACTTATGTAAATTGATGTAATTTTACTTACCTCGCCCTCCTTTACACCTTCGATAGGATCAATGGACTCGACAGGTTCAGCAGGGAGTTTGGGATCAACAAAGTGATCGCATATTTTGGGGTTCACTTGAGTCGGGTCtctgaaattaaaaatttaatgaTTACTTTCATACAAGAAGTACAAAGAAGTCGATACATCCGTTTTTTCAGTATTTGCTGGGTTTTGCTCGAACCAATAATACATATAGGGTCAAAAATAAGGCCAGTTGCTTGGTGCAGTCGCATGCACTCATTGCATTTATGCAAGCTTCCTTGAGTAATATAAGTTCTAAACTTTTTTGTTGCCAGAACTTAATACTTATTTGAactcgtaagaccgaatgttatattaaaatccaaaccccatggTTTAATTAATATTGTATCTAGAAATCTCGACGTCTAAGTCTACCTACTTATAAAGTTTGCACTTAGTTAAGACTACGCTCTCCTCTCTCACCTGTATCTACGgccgaacggcctccgtggtccagtggttaagcgttgggctcacgatcccgaggtcccgagttcgaatcccggtggggacaaaacactttatgatccctagtttggttaggacattatgggctgatcacctgattgtccaaaaaataagatgatccgtgcttcggaaggcacgttaagccgttggtcgcggttactacttactgatgtaagtaagtagtcattaaacgagccatgtcaggggcctttggcggctcaataataaccttgacaccagggttgataaggttggtaattcatctcacaacccacacgatagaaaaagacctGTATCTACACTGTGGAATggcaataaagtaaaataagtgTTTTCTACACTCACAAGTCCTGGCGCATGGTGTAGAGCATAGCTTGCAGCACACACTGCGTGTACGCATGCTCCCAGCGGTAGCCGCGCGCAGCCAGCCGCTGCAACTTCTCTTCGAACCACTTCAGCTGCTCCGACGACATGTCGTACCTTATgggtagataaaataaaataagtcaaaaatgtTCATTATTTCTCATACCTTACAGTTGAATTCGGTGACTCAACGCCAGAAAGCATTATAACAAAATTGCTTTAAATTCTATATTTATACTTCCATAcctattataaatttaaatttaaagaaatatagAAATTGTAGAAGGGGTCCCTGCTTAGCTTAGTCAAACAGCATTTTGGatgcagtattttacgaaaagtacttaaagatccttgggggaggcctatgcccagcagtgggcgtcgtacggctgatgatgacttaaTGATTAAATTGCAgcgtatcacataaaatatacattgccggtaaagtggctttGGAAATAATAGTAATCTTTAGTCAAAAAGGAagtttacaaaaatgttttgaaatgtTTTGAAGTCTCTGACTCTAGttagttatataataataataataaaataaaaattcgtagttatctgtttgcaggagtaataGTATAAGAGAGTGTGGTCAAACCTACGAGttcggttctcatacaaaatgtgcGTTAGGGCTTTTCCAACCTTCTTCTATACCGTGGATATAGAAGCACAGGAAAATGCGTTGCGGAGGAGCCAGatagtacaatcatgagcaatataatgtacccactttaggactctgtcgcgctaacatatttgacatttagtgagacttacagttcaatatgtcaaaaaagttaatgtgacatggtaccaaagtgtatacatattaatgctcgtgaccgtacaaccctAGTTTATTAACACCTACCTACCTGTTAGTAGCCTTCTTAGAGTCAACTTTAGCTTTGTAGTGTAGAGTTCCTCAAGATAACGAACCGGGCGCCGCGTAACAAGCAATAAGTTATAATGAGTTGCTAAATGAAGCAAATTGAGTTAAATAGGATCATTTACCAGGTAAAAGCTGTTTAGTTAGGTATTTTTCGGTGTGTTTAATTACTTTATTATGGATTGAAATTCAACAGATCcaataataattgtgtaccTAATTTTATGCTTACTTATTTAAGTTAGTAAAAAcgtacttccgcacaatatcctaGAAAGAGggaatgactgaaaaccagcgctggatgggtgccatagcatggctccatcacagcacaagctgagccatttccttttgcccgtatgcACAATATTCATAACTACGTAGTCCTTAAAgtaaaatgtaaactgttactggcaataaaataGTTAGTAttcctattattttatttttaaacataccaGGATTTGTGCTCCGATAATGTCAATAGGCTCGCTCCGTATTACATAGGACTTCAACCTAGCTGACGAAGAAATTATGAACTGTAGTATTTACATACCTCTGCCTCACCGTCGGTTATGTCATGTTAAAAGTACCTTTTATCGAAACAAGAATGACAACAGACAGAagaattgtgtcctttctaaaacgatggacaattgttatgggtcACTGACCTCTTGCAACCATAAAGGTCATAATATTCATCTTAAGGTTTCGTAACAATAGTGGCTgcatgttgtttttgagttgtttgccaactgggcaccctcagacctgttgtcttagaggttgtaccgggtgagagccttcagcgctccccatttgtccggccaagtagttaatgccatctgcggcataactacaataagtcaagtcaaaaaaaaagtttttgtgtagtcgtggctctgcccaccctattagagattctgggcgtgagtttatgaataaCAACCactgtaaagaaaaaaaaatattcgaaaaaATCTGACACGAAGAGGACTTGAACCAAATAAATCGGACAACGGACTGATCCACTTGTCTCACTTTCCCGGGTCTGTGTGCCACAACCATATAATATTGAAACCATCTTACCGATAGAGGTCTTCCGTTTGATCCTCGAAGATCGGGATGCATCGGCCGAACGCGAAATCTGAAGCAAATTGACATTTTATTATATCTATAAGTGACTAATCTATTTAAAAGTATGTGTAAGTTTTATCTATTTGTAAGTGACTAATTGTAtgtaattttactaagtactttaCATAATCATATGCGAGAATAATATTATATCTATTAAACCCGGACCTTCTGGTGGTCAATCTCTACATATTATGATATcatcctctgactaccccaattaggcgAAATAAtcgtaattttattgttaatatataatcatcaacatcatcagcccattaacgtccccactgctggggcacgggccttccctaatattcatcactaatttaagagccacgctcttgccgatgtagcattctctattcttgtctatcaaagaccaattctttaCACTTCCTCGTATAAAGATACCAGgttgccgtggtagcccagttggtagaacgcttgcctctcattttgaggtcgtatataggttcgaatccagcacaggcatataataaactgcctatatacgtcccactgctgggcacaggcctcccctcaatcaaccggagggggtatggagcatactccaccacgctgctccactgcgggttggtggaggtgtttttacggctaatagccgggaccaacggcttaacgtgccctccgaagcacggaatcatcttactttttcggacaatcaggtgattcaagcctgaaagtccttaccaaacaaaggacagtctcacaaagtgatttcgacaatgtccccatcgggaatcgaacccggacctccagatcgtgagcctaacgctctaatcactagaccacggaggctgttttggataataaatgattatttaacgtgctcagcggtgaaggaaaacatcgtgaggaaacccacattcccgagaaatgcattttcggtatgtgacctaacctgtattgggctggttttcccttcgcgggttagaaggtcagacgggcagtcgcttctgtaaaaaaccggacctgtcaaattttagtAACTTGTGGATGGTGGCTGGTATCTTTAGCTCAGTTATAAACTTTTAATACCAGCTGACTCATTAATCATGTTACAGCCTGTAAATATCACATAATTAAGGCTTTCCAGAAAAATAAAGCATAAttacttgttattttttttatctatcgtaaaaatgtttaataaaaaatatatataaactcaccATCGTAGCACCATTCTAACCTCTCTACACACAGAGAGGAGCTAAACAGGCaacctgaaacaaaacaataatgttAACATCATTAATACTTCTTACTTATGACCCGTGGCAGCACAGTTGTTAGCTCACTTTGACGTCACACACATTCGCACACACTTTgacgttcgaatccagcacaggcctaaaccaatgattgtagaatttgttatcgaattcatgtttggatcataaatgattatcacgtgctcagcggtgaaggaaaacatcgtgagaaaacccatattcccgagaaattcatttttcggaggtacgtgacctaaacctgtaatgggctggttttcccttcgcgggttgtaaggtcagacagacagtaaatcttcaggttaggtaagcggaccctgtgaaaaacgggataatgctagggacatgatgatgatttctatatttattatttttttataataatattaataaacagaATGCGGACAGCCGCTTATCATCTTGAGTATGCCGTTAATGTCCTCTCTCACATGATGAACTATCTACGACGATTCTCACACGATAACGCACACCGACGCGGTTGTCAATGAAGCGATAGACGTAGTCGCATTTCCTTGTTTGTAGACACagctcggacacttcatacaaacaacctcgttttacacagacaccacacatttaagttatcgcacacgcgcatctgtgtgtgtgacgtctgacgccatacgattcaagtctaaactatgttcgaggaggggtgaggtaaacctacctcagACGCTGGTaggaagcggagagttgtcgttctatacgtagtattttattCCTaattccatggtataagaagaccagccgggtctgcatgacaaccgcgccgcgcgcggcgcgaattatattgaacgcttcgaccaatagccgtttgacgtccatctacgtagatagcattcgtatcgtttattggtccaagcgctcgatataattcgcgccgcgcgcggcgcggttgtcatgcagacccggcaggtatggtaaatcctatgacaagccgccattgctagccctttgatgaagTAGGTGTTACCACTATGTTACcgttaaattggtatctccaccattccaaggacgtattgaaaattaagtgaattactgactaatgtatttaattactattatttgtcacatatataaaaaacattaaaactgtaagtacagtaaatctttaataaaaatacaaattttccttgtaaagttaattaaaaacattcgacgtggataatttattttttacgaaaaaggcaacgtagggtgggatgacgtcagctgggctaaccttgaaatgctagctgtcagttttgagcctggtcttcttatgccatgccttattctatgctgtagATCcgaccaaatagttaatgccatctgcggcaaatcgacaataagtcacgtcaataaaaaagcTTGTATATGTAGGTAAGCCGCGTCGTGTGAGGGTCGCCTTAGGCTGGTCAccattattgtttatatatatCGTATCTATCTTGGGACTTCTTAAGTGGTTGCAACTTATGGCTATGTTCATCCCGTCAGTTGtcaagggcgtgagtttatgaatgtataagCTGAACTTTTAGCAAATTAATTATGCGCATGAAACTTCAGGTAGATACGTATAAACTTACTAAGTTACGTAGGCACATCTACCTACGCTACATTGAAGAAGGAAAGACGTAGGCGTATTCACGTGTATCACGTGcaaattaaatttacattttatataagtaatacgAAACTGTATTATTATACTAAAATAGAAAGGTATGTAATATTGTATCATTGTAAAGACGCGTATTATCATATTGTAAAGACTTCTCATTTGTATTTAGTTGAATTATAATACTGTGAATAGGAACCTAAGGAGCTTTCATATATGTTTATACACAATTGTCATGAGCTGGGTGAACGTTTAGTAACTTTCATTTCGgactcctctgtgcttcggagggtttGAAAATTCTGGTGAATGGGTTAGTTTCTAGTCCTAACACTgtcaccaacctgcagtggagtaggtaggtaggtaggaatAATAGATTGTATGGATACCACCTTATTTCTGCGCGTTCGCCTAGGGCAGTCACTGCTTCCGCCCGTGATAAATGATGCAGGGCTGAGACTGGTTGTTTCACTTACCTATGTTCCCATCGGCGTGCGAGGGCGCCAGCGCACACAAGAGCGCCAGCACCCATAGGGCCTGCCGCGGCGCCGCGTGGCACATCACATCTGAAACAACAACATAAATCATCATTATACTGTTAAATTATTACTCGTATTTCTCGTGTTATATTCTATctccgttatcccgttttccaccgTGACAaccgagccgcgcgcggcgcgaattatattgagataaacgatacgaatgctacgAGTACCTATCTACGtaatggacgtcaaacggctattggtcgaaggcctcaaTATAATTagagccgcgcgcggcgcgtttaccgtgcagagcctactgcttaccttacctgaagatttgacagggccggtgttttacagaagcgactgcttgtctgaccttccaacccgcgaaaaccaaaatagatagatataagCAATTAGAATTAAGATTAAACATAGTGACAACTGTTTAGCATGTAAGAAATagataaacaaaacattataataaatatatcgtctaataaaaaaattggtaaaaataaaaaagaaaaccccTGTATCCAGTGTCCATCTCCTAATAGTAATAAGAAGTAGAGTAGGGAACTAGGTATGAAAAGAATGAAAGACGATGAATGgaagtgcgagaggcataaaagCGAGAACTGGTATGGTAGGTAATAGAGGAACAGAATGAAAGTGTGCGTAGCGTAGGGCCCTTTTGCGTGCAGAATAGACATAAAAGATAGATTGTGAACATATATATGTGATTGATAAGGTCCCTGCCTATCCTGTGCGGCAAGGGTACTATAAAAAACcccgcgaaaaccagcccaatacaggttaggtcaaatacctccgaaacgtatttctcggttgtgtgggtttcctcacgatgttttccttcacctctgagcgtctgataatcatttatgttccaaacatggattcgttTAAATCCCCttctgggatttgaacctgagatctcacagtgagagtcatttgttcttccaactgggttaccacggctcgtATTACTCGTGTTATAGGtcttaaataacataataatatctgcATGAATGTTTGAGAGTATGAACTTGAATTTATTTACTATGTATTATGTGTTAGGTATATTGTTGTCAACAAAAAGTCGTAAAACGTTCTCGTATCATTATTTGATTAGCCACATGAACCTAGGGGAGGTTTCAAGGTCATAACTAACGTGGTAAAAGGGCtgcattataatgtatatcGATTGTATGAGTGAATTGTTAGTTTAGCCTACCTTTTGAATGTAATCGTATCGTCGTCGTAAGCGCCatattgaaaaatcacattctctaGTGATTTTCTTCAAGATAATATCgattatttttcaattaattttattctcaTATCCttcaaggttcatcatatccatctttggacttcgtatcaacagtggctgcaagttgtctttgattacttgtggctctgcccaccccattagggattacgggcgtgagtttatgtatgtatgtaattttattctGAGTAAAATttgagaccacatttttttaccttaattgaaactagcttgtttATTGCCAATTAACAAAAGTTGGCAAAAAACACATCcatggtattatttatttatttatttatttatttatttatttctctctctacaaaggatcagttaataactaatgggtacaaaatgttttgaaagaATACCTTTGAGAGAGCTGGAGTCTGTACTGGGCTCGAAACCCGTATTACAGTTCACCAGGCTCCCCCCCTCTGAACTATGTAAAGTgctatactaattaattaagtGCATTATAGCACGTAGTATGTTACACATGTTACATAACAActcaaaagagaaataatacattaaaaaaaaaaggataagaACTAAAAACAGAATagcagaaaaaaaataaataaaaaaaataataattaaaattaactaaCCAGTACGGTAtgctcgtgtgtgtgtgtgtgtgtgtgtgtgtgtgtgcgtgcgcgtgcgcgtgcgcgtgtgcgtgtgcgtgtgcgtgtgcgtgtgtgtgtgtgtgtgtgtgtgtgtgtgtttgtctgTGAATACTTTATCTGTCTCAGTCTAGCCCTACGACTTGAGTCTTGGGATCAAGTTATAATTactgataataattatgaacttaCTAGGTATGTGCATTATATTTTAAGAGAAAATGCTTGGAACAACGTATTGTTTattatgcttcttcttctttcaacctcatcaaccctggtgttagagttactattgagccgcctaaggccctaacatggctcatgtaacgacttcttacttacatcagtaagtaataaccgggatcaacggctaaTTAATAACCTATTACCTGTgaagccttccgaagcacggatcatcttactttcggacaatcaggtgatcaatgtcctaaccaaactagggaccacaaagtaatttttgtgatatgtccccagcgggaaacgaacccaggacctccggatcgtgagcccaacgctcaaccactggaccacggaggttatctggattgaaactagcttgtttATTGCGAATTAACAAAAGTTGGCAAAGAACACATCCATGGTATgtgcattataataatatattataagagAAAATACTTGAAACAGACGTGTTGTTTattatgcttcttcttcttctgtcgtgtgggttgtgaggtgaattaccaacctcatcaaccctggtgtcagggttattattgtgccgccaaaggccgctgaaatggctcatataacgactacttacttacatcagtaagtagtaaccgggaccaacggctaattAATAACGTATTAACTATTTATTCAAGTCAACGCTCTATATAGAatggtcactgtggtcctgttgttcgccggcttgcttctcaaacggggagctctGGGAAGTGCAGTTATTAccaacatagttggctcgaccattatagacggcgatacggctcacctatcacgttggtctaacagaaagctctgtgaggcgtgagtacttagttcatcttgtgatggttgtacctttgactaccccaattgagatatagtcgtgagcttatgttacgttatgtaggTATCTATATAGTATTTATATAGTATCACAAtcactataataattatgcttttccactttagaaccctgtcgcgttATCGTActtcacatttagtgagactatgGATTCAATTTGTCCAGTACTAAGTTAATACGATAAGGTTTTTGTAGATTTTAAATTCGTTTATGTAGCCTACCTctgttaaataattttattgtgtgtataaacacatttaagtacttacctacttatttccaAGATCCTTTGTGTAAATGAGTGGAGAATGCCTACTTGACAGAAACAATCCCTTTGAAATATCTTCAATTCGACAACATAGAGTACCTATTATTAGAGGAGAAACATAACACTATTTTATACTTCATGTAAACTTACTCTAGACTTA
The nucleotide sequence above comes from Pectinophora gossypiella chromosome 6, ilPecGoss1.1, whole genome shotgun sequence. Encoded proteins:
- the LOC126367751 gene encoding receptor-type tyrosine-protein phosphatase N2 isoform X5 produces the protein MCHAAPRQALWVLALLCALAPSHADGNIGCLFSSSLCVERLEWCYDDFAFGRCIPIFEDQTEDLYRYDMSSEQLKWFEEKLQRLAARGYRWEHAYTQCVLQAMLYTMRQDLDPTQVNPKICDHFVDPKLPAEPVESIDPIEGVKEGEGDPDETAYVRFTPNSDSDFADEVYSPPDDIPEIFVPADIPITDEEDMTPNEETPSDKIRDLIMNEDGNTPVIVPFEGFRERIQAEKAKDREFYNVPSAEKKSLPEADILQQGEPNDLLDEERLAAHLHKDKVDPKHSKNMEYLKNYWREIIESKLKPKGALYSEGGPLDSNDLQGPLNPRSSTWKRVSHRTNGDTNTDDVSGENSKFYPEDFRDLLNSEWGFKRRERDDVKKPGPRVDAKMLKILYNKSVTAHVAAKTQKLMSGVDHDHNQYDYDPSYAYVTFKNRFGTDWEKGISFIARLEEMLGLEKNTFTNPRVDPGEVTFKVEKNNKGYSAHDVATHIEDVKEELQRETGAQVLSTGVGDRSKRPVIRHVDSPETLIFGLELPVLLALVGSLSVLVVGGVVFGILLKRDMNAKRKMQGLATAAEIDTEATRDYQELCRARMSGKWTGQTTASPHPADQPQRITSLSREPTDGNSPSTRSSTSSWSEEPALTNMDISTGHMVLAYMEDHLRNKDRLEQEWRALCAYEAEPCASTAALKPENTGKNRYADVLPYDHSRVTLNTLSNHLGSDYINASTITDHDPRNPAYIAAAGPLAQTAPDFWQMVWEQGSVVMVMLTRLTENGQQLCHRYWPEEGSELYHIYEVHLVSEHIWCDDYLVRSFYLKNQRTGETRTVTQFHFLSWPENGVPSSTKALLEFRRKVNKSYRGRSCPIVVHCSDGAGRTGTYCLIDMVLNRMAKGAKEIDIAATLEHIRDQRARTVATKQQFEFVLMAVAEEVHAILKALPAHLQQLQEKKDKEKEKEKEKEKDGDTKEKPN
- the LOC126367751 gene encoding receptor-type tyrosine-protein phosphatase N2 isoform X1, with the translated sequence MCHAAPRQALWVLALLCALAPSHADGNIGCLFSSSLCVERLEWCYDDFAFGRCIPIFEDQTEDLYRYDMSSEQLKWFEEKLQRLAARGYRWEHAYTQCVLQAMLYTMRQDLDPTQVNPKICDHFVDPKLPAEPVESIDPIEGVKEGEGDPDETAYVRFTPNSDSDFADEVYSPPDDIPEIFVPADIPITDEEDMTPNEETPSDKIRDLIMNEDGNTPVIVPFEGFRERIQAEKAKDREFYNVPSAEKKSLPEADILQQGEPNDLLDEERLAAHLRKYKAKAPPYTAEYITTNRFSNLDAEVRSNALEKYKQSFAEKNFPFEYENPGEIPEPRIYIDEDGVDEFAVDTGSGERDPYHLKDKDKVDPKHSKNMEYLKNYWREIIESKLKPKGALYSEGGPLDSNDLQGPLNPRSSTWKRVSHRTNGDTNTDDVSGENSKFYPEDFRDLLNSEWGFKRRERDDVKKPGPRVDAKMLKILYNKSVTAHVAAKTQKLMSGVDHDHNQYDYDPSYAYVTFKNRFGTDWEKGISFIARLEEMLGLEKNTFTNPRVDPGEVTFKVEKNNKGYSAHDVATHIEDVKEELQRETGAQVLSTGVGDRSKRPVIRHVDSPETLIFGLELPVLLALVGSLSVLVVGGVVFGILLKRDMNAKRKMQGLATAAEIDTEATRDYQELCRARMSGKWTGQTTASPHPADQPQRITSLSREPTDGNSPSTRSSTSSWSEEPALTNMDISTGHMVLAYMEDHLRNKDRLEQEWRALCAYEAEPCASTAALKPENTGKNRYADVLPYDHSRVTLNTLSNHLGSDYINASTITDHDPRNPAYIAAAGPLAQTAPDFWQMVWEQGSVVMVMLTRLTENGQQLCHRYWPEEGSELYHIYEVHLVSEHIWCDDYLVRSFYLKNQRTGETRTVTQFHFLSWPENGVPSSTKALLEFRRKVNKSYRGRSCPIVVHCSDGAGRTGTYCLIDMVLNRMAKGAKEIDIAATLEHIRDQRARTVATKQQFEFVLMAVAEEVHAILKALPAHLQQLQEKKDKEKEKEKEKEKDGDTKEKPN